Proteins from a genomic interval of Streptomyces sp. NBC_01445:
- a CDS encoding PAC2 family protein has protein sequence MIELEGVPELVDPVMVAAFEGWNDAGDAASAAVAHLDKEWKGEVFAALDAEDYYDFQVNRPTVWLDGGVRKITWPTTRLSVVRVGGDKPRDLVLVRGIEPSMRWRSFCNELLGFAHELGVELVVILGALLGDTPHTRPVPVSGVTSDADLARTMDLEETKYEGPTGIVGILQEACTHAGVPAVSLWAAVPHYVSQPPNPKATLALLNRLEDLIDLRIPLGELAEDSRAWQLGVDQLAAEDSEVAEYVQSLEEARDTAELPEASGEAIAREFERYLRRRDGGGPPGGPAGHATDGGDTASYLRDTPSERTRPPRPQRPDPGTDTPGGTDDTDTSSDSGDDSSEDSPE, from the coding sequence GTGATCGAGCTCGAGGGGGTTCCCGAGCTGGTCGACCCGGTCATGGTGGCCGCGTTCGAAGGCTGGAACGATGCCGGTGACGCCGCCTCTGCCGCGGTCGCGCATCTCGACAAGGAGTGGAAGGGCGAGGTGTTCGCGGCGCTCGACGCCGAGGACTACTACGACTTCCAGGTCAACCGGCCGACGGTGTGGCTCGACGGCGGCGTGCGCAAGATCACTTGGCCGACGACCCGGCTCTCCGTGGTCAGGGTCGGCGGCGACAAGCCGCGCGACCTGGTCCTGGTCCGGGGCATCGAGCCGTCGATGCGGTGGCGTTCGTTCTGCAACGAGCTGCTCGGGTTCGCGCACGAGCTGGGCGTCGAGCTGGTCGTCATCCTGGGCGCGCTGCTCGGCGACACCCCGCACACACGGCCCGTGCCGGTCAGCGGCGTCACGTCCGACGCGGACCTGGCGCGCACCATGGACCTGGAGGAGACCAAGTACGAGGGTCCGACGGGCATCGTCGGCATCCTCCAGGAGGCCTGCACACACGCGGGCGTCCCCGCGGTCTCCCTGTGGGCGGCGGTGCCCCACTACGTGTCGCAGCCGCCGAACCCGAAGGCGACGCTGGCGCTGCTCAACCGGCTGGAGGACCTGATCGACCTGCGTATCCCGCTGGGCGAGCTGGCCGAGGACTCCCGGGCGTGGCAGCTGGGCGTGGACCAGCTGGCGGCGGAGGACAGCGAGGTCGCCGAGTACGTGCAGTCGCTGGAGGAGGCCCGGGACACGGCGGAGCTTCCCGAGGCGTCCGGTGAGGCGATCGCCCGTGAGTTCGAGCGCTATCTGCGGCGCAGGGACGGCGGCGGCCCTCCGGGCGGTCCGGCCGGCCACGCGACGGACGGTGGCGACACGGCGTCGTACCTGCGGGACACCCCGAGCGAGCGCACCCGGCCGCCGCGGCCCCAGCGCCCCGATCCGGGCACGGACACCCCCGGCGGAACGGATGACACGGACACGTCCTCGGACTCCGGGGACGATTCCTCCGAGGACTCGCCGGAGTAG
- a CDS encoding FadR/GntR family transcriptional regulator: protein MAVTDEAIEKIKGMIVSGALRPGDRLPKESELAADLGLSRNSLREAVRALSLIRILDVRQGDGTYVTSLDPQLLLEALSFVVDFHRDDTVLEFLAVRRILEPAATAMAATRIDEARLDALAAQLDALGPAPSVEELVASDLEFHRGIVQSSGNSVLCSLLDGLSGPTTRARVWRGLTQEDAVSRTLHEHRAILAALRDGDAEAARSWATVHIASVEQWLRSTL from the coding sequence ATGGCCGTCACCGACGAGGCCATCGAGAAGATCAAAGGCATGATCGTCTCCGGCGCCCTGCGCCCGGGCGACCGCCTCCCGAAGGAGAGCGAACTCGCCGCCGACCTCGGCCTCTCCCGCAACTCCCTGCGCGAGGCCGTCCGCGCCCTGTCCCTCATCCGCATCCTCGACGTGCGGCAGGGCGACGGGACGTACGTCACGAGCCTCGACCCCCAACTCCTCCTCGAAGCCCTGAGTTTCGTCGTCGACTTCCACCGCGACGACACCGTCCTCGAATTCCTCGCGGTGCGCCGCATCCTGGAGCCGGCCGCGACCGCGATGGCCGCGACCCGGATCGACGAGGCGCGGCTCGACGCGCTCGCGGCCCAGCTGGACGCGCTCGGCCCCGCGCCCTCGGTGGAGGAACTCGTCGCCTCCGACCTGGAGTTCCACCGCGGCATCGTGCAGAGCTCGGGCAACTCGGTCCTGTGCTCGCTCCTCGACGGCCTGTCCGGCCCGACGACCCGGGCCCGCGTCTGGCGTGGCCTGACGCAGGAGGACGCGGTCAGCCGGACCCTGCACGAGCACCGGGCGATCCTGGCGGCGCTGCGCGACGGTGACGCGGAGGCGGCCCGGTCGTGGGCGACGGTGCACATCGCGAGCGTGGAGCAGTGGCTGCGCTCGACACTCTGA
- a CDS encoding aromatic ring-hydroxylating dioxygenase subunit alpha, whose translation MTATTTASAASTADHIYATGLRNQWHPVVPSSFVAPGAMRKVTALGEQWLLFRRSDGTLSMLADRCPHRGAPLSLGKHLGDRVACWYHGVEVEGDGTVSSVPGLPGCNLEGKKLVRSLPVREVGGAILAYFGDEQHPESAELTLPEPLTDPGTDAILCYAEWEVPWRYAVENLLDPMHGAFLHHDSHTMYDGDTTAKFRIRETDRGYFFEKTDQRGVNFDWVELCHTGIDWVDLSIPYPPSAGPGGPFGIVGMVCPVDEQRCGVFFWRYRRVEGWQRDTWRFLYKTLIEERHWEVLEQDRVMLEAMPADADQRENLYQHDLGVVRLRRMYRAAAQAQAGAAG comes from the coding sequence ATGACCGCCACGACGACCGCTTCGGCAGCTTCCACCGCCGATCACATCTATGCGACGGGCCTGCGCAACCAGTGGCACCCCGTCGTGCCGTCCTCGTTCGTCGCGCCCGGCGCCATGCGCAAGGTGACCGCGCTCGGCGAGCAGTGGCTCCTGTTCCGCCGCTCCGACGGCACGCTGTCCATGCTCGCGGACCGCTGCCCGCACCGCGGCGCGCCCCTGTCGCTCGGCAAACACCTCGGCGACCGGGTGGCGTGCTGGTACCACGGCGTCGAGGTCGAGGGGGACGGCACCGTCTCCTCGGTGCCCGGCCTGCCCGGCTGCAACCTGGAGGGCAAGAAGCTCGTCAGGTCGCTGCCCGTGCGCGAGGTCGGCGGTGCGATCCTCGCCTACTTCGGCGACGAACAGCACCCGGAATCGGCCGAGTTGACGCTCCCCGAGCCGCTCACCGACCCCGGCACCGACGCGATCCTGTGCTACGCGGAGTGGGAGGTGCCGTGGCGCTACGCCGTCGAGAACCTCCTCGACCCGATGCACGGCGCCTTCCTGCACCACGACTCGCACACCATGTACGACGGTGACACCACCGCCAAGTTCCGCATCCGGGAGACCGACCGGGGCTACTTCTTCGAGAAGACCGACCAGCGGGGCGTCAACTTCGACTGGGTCGAGCTGTGCCACACCGGCATCGACTGGGTCGACCTGTCGATTCCGTACCCGCCGTCGGCCGGTCCCGGCGGCCCGTTCGGGATCGTCGGCATGGTCTGCCCGGTCGACGAGCAGCGCTGCGGTGTCTTCTTCTGGCGCTACCGCCGGGTCGAGGGCTGGCAGCGCGACACCTGGCGCTTCCTCTACAAGACCCTCATCGAGGAGCGCCACTGGGAGGTGCTCGAACAGGACCGCGTGATGCTGGAGGCCATGCCGGCGGACGCCGACCAGCGCGAGAACCTCTACCAGCACGACCTGGGCGTGGTGCGCCTGCGCCGCATGTACCGGGCGGCCGCGCAGGCCCAGGCGGGCGCCGCGGGCTGA
- a CDS encoding recombinase-like helix-turn-helix domain-containing protein has translation MTTTWPYLDVHQSRTHEPTPYEYKLAATLEEVFTKDGHELADVIRGLNARQVHAPDGAPWTEDSFRAEMHRLGA, from the coding sequence GTGACCACCACCTGGCCGTACCTGGACGTCCACCAGTCCCGTACGCACGAACCCACCCCCTACGAGTACAAGCTGGCCGCCACCCTCGAAGAGGTCTTCACCAAGGACGGCCACGAACTCGCTGATGTCATCCGCGGGCTGAACGCCCGTCAGGTCCACGCCCCCGACGGCGCCCCGTGGACCGAGGACTCGTTCCGCGCCGAGATGCACCGACTGGGAGCGTGA
- a CDS encoding PDR/VanB family oxidoreductase yields MTATDETLLDLLVHRMTWEADGVLSVELTHPDGKPLPAWEPGAHLDVHVGGQVRQYSLCSDPRTPTSYRIGVLNEPSSRGGSRHVHTKLRPGGRVTVSAPRNHFALQDAPGYVFVAGGIGVTPILAMAREAARRGAAWRMVYGGRSRASMAFVDELAALGGDLTVVPQDEQGHIDLASTLDGLPDGTLVYCCGPEPLLAAIEALCPADRLRVERFAAPVVERSADDEGFEVECRASGLTLTVGADTSILEAAEAAGLDVASSCRDGICGSCETRVLDGTPDHRDFLLSDAERAAGASMMICVSRCASGRLALDL; encoded by the coding sequence ATGACCGCAACCGACGAGACCCTCCTGGACCTCCTCGTACACCGCATGACCTGGGAGGCCGACGGCGTCCTGTCCGTCGAACTGACCCACCCGGACGGCAAGCCCCTGCCCGCGTGGGAGCCCGGCGCGCACCTCGACGTCCACGTGGGCGGGCAGGTCCGCCAGTACAGCCTGTGCTCAGACCCGCGCACCCCGACGTCGTACCGCATCGGTGTCCTCAACGAACCGTCGTCACGCGGGGGTTCGCGCCATGTGCACACGAAGCTGCGCCCCGGCGGGCGGGTCACGGTGTCGGCGCCGCGCAACCACTTCGCGCTTCAGGACGCGCCGGGCTACGTCTTCGTCGCGGGCGGCATCGGTGTGACGCCGATCCTCGCGATGGCCCGCGAGGCCGCGCGCCGGGGTGCCGCGTGGCGCATGGTGTACGGCGGTCGCAGCCGTGCGTCGATGGCGTTCGTCGACGAACTCGCCGCGCTGGGCGGCGATCTGACGGTGGTGCCGCAGGACGAGCAGGGCCACATCGACCTCGCGTCCACTCTCGACGGGCTGCCGGACGGGACGCTCGTCTACTGCTGCGGGCCCGAGCCGCTGCTCGCCGCCATCGAGGCCCTCTGCCCGGCGGACCGGCTGCGCGTCGAGCGGTTCGCGGCCCCGGTCGTCGAGCGCTCCGCGGACGACGAGGGCTTCGAGGTCGAGTGCCGCGCCTCCGGGCTCACCCTCACGGTCGGCGCGGATACCTCGATCCTGGAGGCGGCGGAGGCGGCGGGCCTGGATGTGGCCAGCTCCTGCCGCGACGGGATCTGCGGGTCCTGCGAGACCCGGGTGCTCGACGGCACGCCCGACCACCGCGACTTCCTGCTCTCCGATGCCGAGCGGGCCGCGGGCGCCTCGATGATGATCTGCGTCTCGCGCTGCGCCTCCGGCCGCCTGGCCCTCGACCTGTAA